One part of the Bdellovibrio bacteriovorus genome encodes these proteins:
- a CDS encoding KamA family radical SAM protein, translated as MKFHFPRSKRPEHIAESDWNNWTWQLRHSLKTQDDFAQHFELSADEKAAFVGGKELFNVRTTPYYASLAQGSAGQSIRQILMPHRFEIEDGEQQMLDPLGERQNKAAPRLIHRYSDRVLFLITDICSVYCRFCTRKHFTGQEQAFIRNEEYEQALAYIKSHTGIREVILSGGDPLTVSDKQLDRVLGDLRAIEHVEIIRIGSRMPVVCPMRVTEDLVQILKKHKPVFLMSHFNHPDELTAEAVEALERLVDNGVPVMNQMVLLNGINNHPALVQALNRRLLFLRVKPYYMFQCDPSLGTDHLRTSVEDSLEIQKELWGHLSGLAMPNLSLDIPNGGGKTYLVPNFEVGQEGRTRHYVGWDGVKAEYVSPAPEKIRKPDASMYEAEWAHLKNSKNLL; from the coding sequence ATGAAGTTTCATTTCCCGCGAAGCAAAAGGCCTGAACATATCGCCGAATCCGATTGGAATAATTGGACCTGGCAGCTTCGCCATTCCCTGAAAACCCAGGACGATTTCGCCCAGCATTTTGAATTAAGTGCGGATGAAAAGGCTGCGTTTGTGGGTGGGAAAGAACTCTTCAACGTGCGCACCACGCCGTACTATGCAAGCCTTGCTCAAGGTTCTGCCGGTCAATCCATTCGCCAGATCCTGATGCCTCATCGATTTGAAATCGAAGACGGAGAACAGCAGATGCTCGATCCTTTGGGCGAACGTCAGAACAAGGCAGCCCCTCGTTTAATCCATCGTTATTCAGACCGTGTGTTGTTCCTGATCACAGATATCTGCAGCGTTTACTGCCGCTTTTGCACCCGCAAGCATTTCACGGGGCAAGAGCAGGCTTTCATTCGCAACGAAGAATACGAACAGGCTTTGGCCTATATCAAATCTCACACCGGGATTCGTGAAGTCATTCTTTCCGGCGGCGATCCGCTGACGGTCAGTGACAAGCAACTGGATCGCGTGCTGGGTGATTTGCGTGCGATCGAACACGTTGAGATCATCCGCATCGGATCCCGCATGCCCGTGGTGTGCCCGATGCGTGTGACCGAAGACCTTGTGCAGATTCTAAAAAAGCACAAGCCGGTGTTTTTGATGTCGCACTTTAATCATCCGGACGAGCTGACTGCCGAGGCGGTGGAAGCTCTGGAAAGACTAGTGGATAACGGTGTTCCGGTGATGAACCAGATGGTGCTGCTGAACGGTATCAACAACCATCCAGCGCTGGTGCAGGCATTGAATCGAAGACTGCTGTTCCTGCGTGTGAAGCCTTACTACATGTTCCAGTGTGACCCGTCACTGGGGACGGACCACTTGCGCACCTCTGTGGAAGATTCACTGGAAATTCAGAAAGAGCTGTGGGGGCACTTGTCCGGCCTTGCGATGCCGAATCTGTCTTTGGATATCCCTAATGGTGGAGGCAAAACTTATCTGGTACCGAATTTTGAAGTCGGCCAGGAAGGCCGCACCCGTCACTATGTTGGTTGGGATGGGGTGAAGGCTGAATACGTCAGCCCCGCGCCCGAAAAGATCCGCAAGCCCGATGCCTCAATGTACGAGGCCGAGTGGGCTCACCTTAAAAACAGCAAGAACTTACTTTAG